In a single window of the Candoia aspera isolate rCanAsp1 chromosome 14, rCanAsp1.hap2, whole genome shotgun sequence genome:
- the GPRC5B gene encoding G-protein coupled receptor family C group 5 member B, translated as MSTFLTVGLLLLFVVDYGSSENSSTPRGCGLDLLPQYVDLCDLDAIWGIVVEAVAGAGVLTMLLLKVILLVRLPFIKGKEKRSPLGIHFLFFFGTLALFGLAFAFILEEDETVCSIRRFSWGVLFALCFSCLLAQAWRLQRLVRHGKSPSGWQLAGIAVCVALVQVIIATEWLILTIVRDGKPACHYEPMDFAMASIYVMFLMAVAMGFSFFTLCGKFKKWKKNGVCLVITSLFSILIWVAWLTMYLYGNKELGRRDQWRDPTLAVTLVASGWVFIIFYAIPEVHCAILPSQQENTPNYFDTSQPRMRETAFEEDLQLPRSYMENKAFSMDEHNAALRMAGFRNGSLGSRSSAPFRSNVYQPTEMAVVLNGGTIPTAPPSYPGRHLW; from the exons ATGTCCACTTTCCTTACAGTTGGCCTTCTCCTACTCTTTGTGGTTGATTATGGTTCCTCCGAGAACTCCAGCACTCCACGAGGATGTGGCCTGGATCTTCTTCCTCAATATGTCGACCTGTGTGATCTGGATGCGATCTGGGGGATCGTGGTAGAGGCTGTGGCGGGGGCAGGAGTGCTGACCATGCTGCTCCTCAAGGTGATCTTGCTGGTGCGGCTGCCCTTCatcaaaggcaaagaaaaaagaagcccGTTAGGCAtccatttcctcttctttttcggGACCTTGGCCCTTTTTGGCTTGGCCTTTGCGTTCATCCTCGAAGAGGATGAGACTGTCTGCTCCATCCGCAGGTTCTCCTGGGGAGTTCTCTTTGCACTGTGCTTCTCCTGTTTGCTCGCTCAAGCCTGGCGGCTCCAGAGACTCGTCCGCCATGGCAAAAGTCCGTCTGGGTGGCAGCTGGCCGGGATCGCTGTCTGTGTTGCGCTAGTCCAGGTCATCATTGCGACGGAATGGCTGATCCTGACGATCGTGAGGGATGGAAAGCCGGCCTGCCATTATGAGCCAATGGACTTTGCCATGGCCTCCATTTACGTGATGTTCTTGATGGCGGTGGCCATGGGCTTCTCCTTCTTCACGTTGTGTGGGAAATttaagaagtggaagaagaatggGGTGTGCCTTGTCATCACCAGTCTTTTCTCGATCCTCATTTGGGTGGCTTGGCTAACTATGTACCTGTATGGTAACAAGGAACTGGGGAGGAGAGACCAGTGGCGGGATCCAACTCTTGCGGTGACTCTGGTGGCCAGTGGCTGGGTGTTTATAATCTTCTACGCCATCCCAGAGGTCCACTGTGCCATCCTTCCATCCCAGCAAGAGAACACGCCCAATTATTTTGATACTTCACAACCACGAATGCGTGAAACGGCTTTTGAGGAAGACCTCCAGCTTCCTCGAAGTTACATGGAAAATAAAGCTTTTTCAATGGATGAACATAATGCAG CATTGCGGATGGCAGGATTTCGCAACGGCAGCCTGGGTAGCCGTTCAAGCGCTCCCTTCCGAAGCAACGTCTACCAGCCCACCGAGATGGCGGTTGTCTTGAACGGTGGGACT ATTCCAACTGCTCCGCCAAGTTACCCTGGAAGACACCTATGGTGA